CAGAAACTTCTATAGAGTGCAGAGAAGGCATCAAATAGGATGCAAAGATTTGATATGTTTTGCCAGGGGTTAAACTCTTCGCAACTTTGCTCGGTGATAAATCCCTCGCGACACATTTTATCATATAAGTTACCCCCTAAAAACAAAATGCACCCAATACATCCTGATTTCTAGAATAGCTTGCAGCATTTATGATAAATTAAATGGAAGAGCTTGTGAAAAATAAGAAGGCCGGCCAGATACTTACTTATTGATAACAACATATAGTAAATGTAACAAACAACATTTCAATTTATAGCATTTTTGTAAGTACTAATTGAAAAGTGTATTCAATCTAACAAACAACATAAACTAATTCAGCTTTTGACAATCCACTCCGGTGGAGAGAACAAGTTGAAATACTCTTCATAATCGGCCAAAAACTCGTATCGATCCAAATGATAAACACATTTCCCATGCTGCCTATTCTGAAAAGACAGAAACCTATCATCCATAAACACAACACAATTCCCTTTCCCAACACGCAAATCCGAAGCAGACGCACAAAACAAATATTCATTCCCCAAAAACAAAACCCTATCACCTATACTCTTCAACTTCACCCATTTCTTACCCTTCTCATCAAGCCTAAACACAGCAACACTAAACCAAAGATAATCATAAATATTAACCAACAACAACTCGCCGTCACTCTCCACGAGCAATTTCCTATCACCAACAATCAAAGGACTATCAACTAACTCCACACCGGATCCGTCATCATCGTGTTCAACTGTAACCGTCCGACCGGATCCATCCACCGCGTAAAAGTTCTCTTTAAAAACACATATATCTCCATGCTTAGCTATATTCTCAATCACCTTCCATTGCTCGTCGTGGTAACGAAAAATCACCTTCCGGAAGAAAGCATTTCTCACTATACCAAGCACAACAGGTTTCTCTCCGTGACGCCGAACAGCAACCACTTTTTCCGGTGCAATAAAATTACTACGCTGATTGTTAACAATGAAATCTGATCCTAACTGAACTACCGGAAATTCGTTGAAATCAAGCACGCGGAGATCACAAACAAACGGAGAACTCGAGTGATAGGTAATGAACGGAGGGAAGAGTTTGATTTTTCCGCGAGTGTTTTTGGTGATTTGAATCAACCAAGGACGTTGCATGGTTTGCATGGTTTGTTGTGGTTGTGGTTGTTGCGGTGGCTTGATGAGCAAGAAACAGCGTTGGGAGAGATAGCAAAACGGAGTGTTGTTTTCGCCGTTGATGATATCGGAGAGAAGCTCCGGTCGATCGGAGTAACTGATGAGTGGGAATTTGAAGAGAATGTTGGGAGGGATTGGGATGGAAGAAGAACGCCATGATGAACAGACGGATCGAAAGTGAACGAGATCGAGTTCATTTTCGATCTGTTTGGAGATGAGATTGAGAATCTCTTTTGGGAGATCGGCCCAGGCGGAGTCCGCCATTCAGGATGATGTTGCTGTTGGCTGCTGCGCGTTCTTCTTTCTCTGTTTTTTTCCTTCCATCGTAGCAACAAAAATTAGCCCTAGAAAATAATTCTAGAAGGTTGAATTTACTATATTTTGATATAAATTAAAGGGATTCTCGAAATTGcccttaaaataaaaaattacttacactattaaagttaaattaataaaaaaaattaagtccaGTTGTGGAAATGgcctttttaattaaaaattaaatacaaaagaCTCATTTATATAATTAACACTTTTTATGAAAGGAAAAAATGTTTTATCCTTTGATTTTCGAGTAAGAATCCACTTCATTTCttttccattactatagttttgtatgtataaagtaaaataaataataaatatgtgttacatgtcttagaaatacgtgtaatatacacaaaaaactatagtaatggaaaaGAAATGGAATGTAAGAAATGGAGTGGATCCTTACTCTTAATTTTCACGCCCTACCGTGTCTGTTCACtttataaataaaacaacaactCACATGACCTGTTAAATCAATTTAGTTGGTAATCTTAAACCAACTTAGTTGATATCTACCATATAAACAACGCATCTACCCTACTTAAAGGGGACTTCTATGGCGAAGTTGCCATTTTAATTTTATTGGTGTAGTCATTTTAATTGGCCAATCAAAACACACTACTATAAATCCCAACTACCACatcattaatttatataaaacttTCATTTATTGCATATCAGtcctttataaaattaatattaaattgaaaAACAAATTATTTGACAAAATCAATTCTGAGATGAAATTCCTAAATCCCAAATTCACAGTTTGAAACCCACCTCCTTGGCCTCCTTCTTCATCTTCCTCCCCTTCTACTTCTTATCATCCATTCGGTTCATCCTTCTTCTTTGTTATCATGGGTATCAAAAAATTCTCCTTGGcctccttcttcatcttcttctccttctcctcAACCAAGGGTATCGAAAAATTTCCCTCTTCGTTGTGCTATTGTCCCCCCAAGTTTCACAGTGGGACGACGCCATATTTTTTCACAGGTAATCGTATCCATCTCAATCTTTATATTTTTCCAAAATCAACTTGATTTGAGTTAATTTGCATAAATTATGGAATTGGATATTAATTTTGTATGTTCAGTTGAAGTTGATTTAATAATGAGGGTTTGTATTTTAATTTGAAGCTGGTATGTGATTTGGGGATTGTGGTTTGTATTTTAAGTTGAAGttgattcaattcaatttttaTGCAGGAATTAGAGAATTGGGGATTAGGGTTTATATTTTATGAAATTCATAAAAAATGCATTTGAGTTGAATTGGTAGATAGTGAAATAatcttaatttaattgaattttcagGGTTTCAATTGAATTGTTTATTTTTCAGAGGAATTTATATTGTGATAATATTCAAATTTAAGTTGTGGTTGTGTATTATTgtgaattattttgatgatttgtTCTTCAAATAACCTGCAGTTAAGTAACGGCTGCAAACAGTATACTTAGAGTGTTTGAACTCGAAAACACATCTTGAATAAGGACTTGCATGGGTAAACAAAATAGAGTTAATTCATGAAGGTTATCCCACTTAAGGTCTTGCATCAGCTGATACTGTTCAACTCTACCAAAATATCCGGTGTTCAGAATGAGATGCAAGGAGATAGCATGATAAACTGTAAATTTGAGATAAGGTCTTGTACATTAACTGTTAGAACTATTTTGTATGGCCAAGCTGTGTATTTGAGTTAAATAATATCAACTTTTTAGACTCAACTGAAGCTTGTTCTTTCTGATTTTAAATTATCCAATATAATGATAAACATGTAAATGTTAGTAATCATGCAAGTACTGAAATTGTTGTAATATGAAGTGTGTAAACTGAGTCTAATAATCTGCAATATTTTGTCTCAAagcaaaatgtttgtttatttgttaAAACTGTGAATTTAGATTTGGAGTTCAAtatcaacttcaaaaacaatgctAATTTATCATACTGAGCCTATTATTTGAAATTGATAATCACTTAAGTTTTGTTGCATTTTTTAAACACCATAGGTCACAATGCAGCATGTTGATTAGAGATGAAGTCAACTTGTGAAGGAGAATGTGAATATAAGAGAGTTCAAGTCAGATGTTAGCTTAATTCAGTTGTACATATATGTTAAATCCAGACGTAACATGAGTTATTTTTGTGTTATTTGGAAGACCTATGCTAGGCTTACATCTGCAATTTACACCGTATGCAATTGACACCGTATGTATGCAATTGGTTTAGTGTGGAGAAAAACTATTTGAAAAATGATTAGTATATATGTATGGTATTTTATCATTGCAAGTGTGAAATTAAGTGTAAAATTAGCATTTATCTATTTAGAAAAAAATCGTTATGTGTATTTGGTCTGTAACTGTCGTATAGTAATTGGTAGTTAATTTTATCAAAGAGTTCAAAATACATACGATTATACAAAATATAACCCAATTATCCATAAAAAAACATGGAAAGTCAAAATGGTTGATATAAATTAATGATTTGGCAGTTAGGATTTATAGTACTGTGTTTTGATTGTGTGTTATTgtgaattattttgatgatttattCTTCAAATAACCTACAATTAAAACCCACATAAATAACATCCATTATAGAATATCTTAAAACCcacataaatttatatcaataaCCACCATACAATTAAAATAGGAATTCAATACACAAACTAACACTGGTCTCCCACAAATTACATCAAAACATAGACACCCATGATAAAAACAAATCATACTTGTTTCCAAAAAAACCCAACACATCACCACAACTATTCAACACTTACTGCCACACACTTATAAATGAAACTCTAATTAAACGACACACCcataattcaaaaacaaaaacacaacATATTCTCATTCTCATATTTGCCTTAAATTTAGACACATTCATCCACCTCTGGCTCTGTTGACCACTGCCACAACAACCATTTGTGTTCCAGGTTCAACCGATGTGCAAGATTGGTCACAAATTATAAATCTTAGGCGGTCACCATCTTCGATGCATCCTTCCTTCATAAACTCATGCCATCCCTTCCAAATGTATCTCTCAACAAAGTGGTCTCTCTTAGCATAACTAAGTTCAcacttgaaaacctttttcaaatcAGAATCACGAAACAAAACACACGTATAAGACTTGTCCATGCAGTTGCAGATAACTTCTTGCGAAAATTGCTGCAAATATGCCATATAATGTAATTGTATCAGCGTGTTCCTTAAATTAGGCTTGTGGAAATTCACGGACAAAAACTTACAACATTCAATGCCTATGCTTTAATACTTAAACCAACTAAATTATACATAACCTAAAGAACGTAATATACTTACGAGGACATTTTGCCCAGCTACCTTCGCTGATCATTCGATAACCTTACACCAGGAAAAGTACTTGTGCCCATCCTCTTCCTTGCTTACGACTGCTTCCACCCTCCTGCACCTCTTTCCCCTTTTATTCACAACGACTAAGCACCTCATGTTGCACCCGTCTCTATTCACCAAATTGTCATCATCTCGACGCTCAATGGAACTTTCACCCACAACATCTTTACCCTTCATTTTCCTACATATGCGAGCGCTTCTGCTACTGCCTATTCCAACAACCCCATCACCCTCCACTACCATCTTCGACGCGTTCCTGCTAAAAGTAACCGTTTTAATAACCAGTatattatttcttataaaaaatactAACCATCAAACGCACAtgcaaacaaaaaaaacacattcaTGGATCAGGATTTAAAGACCATCAAACGCAAAtgcaaaaataatcaaaacaaaaataatcacCTGGAATCGGAAATCAATAAACTGTCCTCAACCATTTCATACACGACTCCAATAAATTTGTGCGAATCACCCCTTAAAACCATTGAGGGTATAAACCTTTTATTAAAACAAAACTGAAGTAACGTATACAAATGACCAAAACGTTTCCTGCCTCATATTATATATAACCTATTCATCTCCCAAACAGTAATAACTCTTACGGCCCATTACTATTTACAGTTGGGCCTCCATCCAATAACAAAAAATAATGGTTTCTTTTAcactttttcaataaaaaaattaattacacaccttcatatcaaattaATTACACTTTCAATTATTACATATCAGtcctttataaaattaatattaaattgaaaaaaaattatttgacaaAATCAATTCTGAAATGAAATCCCTAAATCCCAAATTCACAATCCGAAACCCACATTTCGAAAGCTGACCTCGTTGGcctccttcttcatcttcttccccttcTGCTTCTTATCATCCATTCGGTTCTCCTTAACCAAGGGTATCGAAAAATTTCCCTCTTTGTTGTGCTATCCATCTCAATCTTTATATTTTTCCAAAATCAAGTTGATTTGAGTTATTTTGCATACATTATGGAATTTGATATTAATTTTGTATGTTTAATTGAAGTTGATCCCCATAATGAGGGTTTGTATTTTAATTCGAAGCTGGTATGTGATATTATTCAAATTTAAGTTGTGGTTGTGTATTATTgtgaattattttgatgatttgtTCTTCAAATAACCTGCAGTTAAGTCATGGCTGCAAATATTATACTCAGAGTGTTTGAACTCGAAAACACATCTTGAATAAGGGAAACCAACAAAATATAACCCAATTATCCATAAAAGTCAAGGACatctaaaaatcatattaaattctaaatggaatgtaagaaacaaacaaaaaatattaaagaaaattaaaacaagctataaacaaataaacaaaatgcttaaagaaatagtaaaatggaGGTGCATCAAAATAAATCTGTTGGGCTTAAATGGATGCCCAAACTTACTTGGGCCAAGGAGAGGTGTAGCTGCTGGCACTAAATAAACAAACAGTCATATAAAATCCAAATTCAAACTTCAAAGTATCATATTACATCCCAAATTGTTCCAAATTAATGGACAATAAAAAAAAAGTCCAACTTCAATCTTCAAACTTCAACCTAATTTAACCAACTTCTTCCTTAGATCTTCCTGCTTCTTCCAATAAGCCGCCGACTTTGACAACATTTCGCGTAGCAAAATATTATGACCGGAGTGTAACAAAAAAAGGGCGAGTTTCATTCTAGTTGAAtttgtaacagcccgattttattagatattttatttattagcttatttgtgtgttttattaattaattgtttatttaattattatgtggaattactaattaattgaaatatctaattatatgcatatttgtgttttatgatataattaggatataattaggatattagtagtatactatgtattgggcctaattaataattggatgggtgggtaataacataactaagcccattaagagaaatatagtaagaagaggaaaactagggttttagagataacacaatttggggaaaagaagagaagagaagagaggagaaagaacaagagaagaggaattgtagatttcttgaagagggtggatttaagagtagaggtaagggtttgaatacaagttcttgtagaatctataattgggtaatgtttgtgttgtgtgaatctcttcattctttgctatttcatgagaaatgtatgaaccctaatttctatgctatttctatggatttacatgattaaacatgattttgatgatatatgttgttcaataatgatgaatactggttgtatttgatgtttattgatgtttgggagtgatttggagtggtgggtgtgtgatttcgcagttctgtatgttgctgagtttttctgcataatcgcacggccgctaagcggggactctggccgctaagcggagctgcgaaGACTGAAGTTACTGTAAAGCCTGCTTAatggccgctgagcggaccctgttgtaggcagaattttccaaactttaaaatgtcataacttttgatccgtaactcctttttaggtgtcgtttgaagcatattgaagcctaaataattgtctatatgatagaatagaatggattgaagcttgtttgattaattatgatgataaatgggaataacatgtaattatatgtGTGTGTTAAGGATGGATTgtgtatgatcaatgttcatggatgtattatgtgatatgataaccgtgaattatgtgaGTAGTTGCTAAAGGCTAGTTGATGTGGAATGGTTTAAatttgatgttaatatatggataacatgtgattacttatgtgtgcattatgaattaatgacttgtggttaatattcatagatgtgttaagtgatgtgatatccatgatatgttggaatgaatatatatttatatgtactatttgaatgtatcttgttgataatgatcatttgaATGTGTATGTATCaagatgtggattgaataaatGATAATGCTAGAcatgaatacatgtgattgattgatgcgtgttagttgatgcattgtttggaagagaagtcatgttgtgtaatggtgtgcaaagttgtaaagatttgattgtgtagtttaagagatagagagatcgtcttaaatgcatgagtcttgttttgttgcacacgtacacaagcatgagtcattgaaagtggcaatgtcgggtaatctcgcgaagattatttgcttgtcccaaatctaacgccgaatgggatttgaaagcttaacgccgtatggagctttgaggtggttatctagtctatagaggaaagacaatcggcatgaccggaaatgataatggatgggatccacatgcatatcgcattgagtcacacttgagtcgcacgtgttggtgtgaaatgttattattggtgtgatttatgtgatatgaattgtgtggaatgatgttgatagatatgtatatatgtggatttggtgattcatttgatatgaattgttgttgtgttatgaatataatatatgtgatttggaacacatgtgatatagatgtgaatttatatgtattaatgatatatgtatatatatgtggatatgtgaatcatgtttgatcacttagaattgaatgagctatgttgtatgacatgaacatgtgaatcttggttaattgcatatgatgcatgtttatgggaagagtgatgaattcttgaaatgtattcttattgtgttttacatttcccattattatgttttctataagaagttgaattctcacccttctgtttgaatgttattctttgttggtaacgtgcaggtttcgtggATAGTGACGTTTCGAAGGAGGCTTAGAGTCGAGATatagatctctagtagggtgtcgtgactaagtagtcacttgtgctctggtcatatgtaacacatgggagttgggttttatgttttatgactcgatattatgagatatttgtttactcatattgtattcgtatttgattatgttattttggtTAATGAGAGGtcttgagccaagatgttgagacatggtggatgatgtatgggaatgatcctatttttaccatttaattgatgagatgattattccgctgtggttttgcatgttgttttaaatcccgtgttatttggaaatgaccattgcatgtttaaagataaaatgtttgttatattttgaaatgtgtgtaacgccctcgtgagatgcatgcttctttactctgatttacgcaaatatatgccttatttgtttagtatagaattgggggtgttacagaAGTCATAACCTGTAGGGAATATAATTAACAACATTTAGGACAAATGCAAATATATTGTATATGGGAAATGATTAAGTTAATGATATTCACATGAATTCAACGTACATTGGTTTCTTCATACAAAGTTTGGAAGGGACACTCAATCATCCACTTACATACCCAAACTCCACAATCATTTTTGTGGTCAGTGAGTAAATGCATTAGTAACAAGTAATAGGTAATATTGTCAATCAATTTAAATAGAGAAAGGTTAAGGTATGAGAGTACTCACGATCCGGCAAGTTGTTGTTTAAGGGATATTGGGTCCTCTATGGGGTAGGATGACATCGAATGTGTTGGATAATTTGGAAGCATGTCAACAAAAGATTCGTGACAcagaatctcctcaagaaatatGGCCTGCCACATGGTTCAAaccaaagtttaaaaaaaatccaagaaAGTGAATGGAAAGTAAATAACAAAATCTACACAGACATGCATACCGTTTTCAATATTGCACGGCGTCTGGGTGTGTGTCTTTCAGGGAAATAGAGAGAGTCCAACCAATACAGTTTCTTGTTGGAAATATCAACAACCATGAGATACCAGTGGTTTCCAAAGTCGTTCATCGGaataaaaatctgaaaaaatgtaatttaatgtttgagaaacagagtTATCA
The Vicia villosa cultivar HV-30 ecotype Madison, WI unplaced genomic scaffold, Vvil1.0 ctg.001531F_1_1, whole genome shotgun sequence DNA segment above includes these coding regions:
- the LOC131635681 gene encoding F-box protein SKIP23-like, whose protein sequence is MADSAWADLPKEILNLISKQIENELDLVHFRSVCSSWRSSSIPIPPNILFKFPLISYSDRPELLSDIINGENNTPFCYLSQRCFLLIKPPQQPQPQQTMQTMQRPWLIQITKNTRGKIKLFPPFITYHSSSPFVCDLRVLDFNEFPVVQLGSDFIVNNQRSNFIAPEKVVAVRRHGEKPVVLGIVRNAFFRKVIFRYHDEQWKVIENIAKHGDICVFKENFYAVDGSGRTVTVEHDDDGSGVELVDSPLIVGDRKLLVESDGELLLVNIYDYLWFSVAVFRLDEKGKKWVKLKSIGDRVLFLGNEYLFCASASDLRVGKGNCVVFMDDRFLSFQNRQHGKCVYHLDRYEFLADYEEYFNLFSPPEWIVKS